In Plasmodium reichenowi strain SY57 chromosome 5, whole genome shotgun sequence, the following proteins share a genomic window:
- a CDS encoding RAP protein, putative, whose product MKKFIKLKRVHINLIIILIIYIAWIKIYNVRKVQCINSTNHNNNIKFQSRKDNRLFFLINKKNILKGINNISYKIKDRNKHFYKNGKDNILMNSFDVPYKAKERNSSHHSISKKLSKFFNALNFYKKGSEHENSIIKYERLSVLKCGYNKYGGNLLIKDLDGNNDLNSQREDYICVTSGDHIINGDNIYENYDDSNNNNNNNNNNNDDDDDGDTNYIRSDDVNKDYSNFPNNEKLNKNEKKNKKRYYKFMSWNNTKEIKNFDLKKYNIHNEDKNQETPQYFQSAFYSSIKKVSEDTNHINIKINKELVNALSVEEILDVLDKYYNYSKYKNMKKKKKHIFNEVNIVTAYHRIAKHVRNKSFYKKKNFDQGEYSINSCFDNITSSLFENYSHVDDSPRVFNLCSQKVEMDLGTKEEVNMDADDDKEKNIENDDKEVNIENDDKEVNIENDDMEINIENDDKEINIENDDKEINIENDDKEINIENDDKNINIDRDDNTYIHDANIHSEKTSNNNEENKYKDLLSSSHINLYDKVETYKNIYELLKDNLSINNNNNNNNNGDNDNNCDEAVIPKHVANIAWASSVLSNKDPDIWKYIKKQFYEHINNFKAQEISIIIWSFGSIKNELIETEEEFILLFNCIKKYINENKFKAQEFSNIIWSLAVCNYYNYDMLILLYNYALKIFEKLLLKDISTILYSLSLFSLDCINNNILDVIKKNHFLKYNIKDDYLTINKTEEKNNTNILNLSNIKPSDQNDDHNTINNTQKKFNTNVNNNINHKKYVPYLLFENFLTYSLNKIDNEKDKMNMRNWSNIFWSCANIGLGLYKDMYKDHKGLQYYILYMNRKVNDYVNEGDHINGNEGDHTCNNTLEYLNTNNDYKSKTVVQYNHHQNDNNKINLKKNVILYQKDNDGIYHLYGCANNCDISSSNNNNNNNNNNNNNNNHNIFYQEDKHININIDDYSSDWKPYIRIIHGEYVFPLKYFYDEKKYKNQFSIQLNKVGIDTDLDIYNDNIKRKNKLNNIIDDTMYNEKNHDNNNISSQDMNIGNYNIKNNLNKNHININDINNNHLNIEHTNYSLFLKEISDKKMNLYNNTNNNAVILKLLHMFESQLKDKILKWTKCDTQSIANILWSLSILNVYSRNVFEDGLYECNKRFIKCGKKKNTTKVKNFISQLHQSQLYQAAFSYCLYLLNNQKHINKLLKNKENYKSDIIINNDIKKKIHAIFEKYFKVSINILNIWKKQLARNQRKEQKTHISSSVHKKISNDLRRLNIFHYNEYFILDSILVDIFIPHSKIVIEIDGPNHFFQKGEMIFYKSNTLFKKRLLRALGYTVISVPISDYTFMFSALDTMHFTKRLLDKANYSAQK is encoded by the exons atgaaaaaatttataaaattaaaaagggtccatattaatttaataataatacttataatatatattgcatggataaagatatataatgtaaGAAAAGTGCAATGTATAAATTCGACAAaccataataataatataaaatttcaAAGTCGAAAAGATAATAGgctattttttttaatcaataagaaaaatatattgaaagGGATTAACAATATTTCctataaaataaaagataggaataaacatttttacaaaaatggtaaggataatattttaatgaaCTCCTTTGATGTGCCTTATAAGGCAAAAGAAAGAAACAGTAGTCACCATAGTATATCTAAGAAGTtatcaaaattttttaacgctttaaatttttataaaaaggGAAGTGAACATGAAAATagtattataaaatatgaaagGTTGAGTGTTCTAAAATGTGGTTACAATAAATATGGGGGAAACCTACTTATAAAAGATTTAGATGGCAACAATGATTTAAATAGTCAAAGAGAagattatatatgtgtaacAAGCGGTGATCATATAATCAATGGTgacaatatatatgaaaattatgatgattctaataataataataataataataataataataatgatgatgatgatgatggTGATACGAATTATATTAGGAGTGATGATGTAAACAAAGATTACAGTAACTTCCCAAACAATGAGAAACTTAATaaaaacgaaaaaaaaaataaaaaaagatattataaatttatgtCATGGAACAATacaaaagaaattaaaaactttgacttgaaaaaatataatatacataatgaAGATAAGAATCAAGAAACACCCCAATATTTCCAATCCGCATTTTATTCTTCAATAAAAAAGGTATCTGAAGATACgaatcatataaatattaaaataaataaagaattagTTAACGCGCTATCAGTTGAAGAGATATTAGATGTGTtagataaatattataattattcaaaatataaaaatatgaaaaagaaaaaaaaacatatttttaatgaGGTTAATATTGTTACAGCATATCACAGGATAGCTAAACATGTTAGAAATAAAagtttttataaaaaaaaaaattttgatCAAGGGGAATATTCAATAAATTCATGCTTTGATAACATAACATCTAGTTTGTTTGAAAATTATTCACATGTTGATGATTCCCCGAGAGTATTCAATTTGTGTTCTCAGAAGGTTGAAATGGATTTAGGTACGAAGGAAGAAGTAAATATGGATGCTGATGATGATAAGgagaaaaatattgaaaatgatgataaggaggtaaatattgaaaatgatgataaggaggtaaatattgaaaatgatgatatggagataaatattgaaaatgatgataaggagataaatattgaaaatgatgataaggagataaatattgaaaatgatgataagGAGATAAATATCGAAAATGATGAcaagaatataaatattgatCGTGATGATAACACATATATTCATGATGCTAATATCCACTCGGAAAAGACGAgcaataataatgaagagaataaatataaagatcTCTTGAGCAGTAGCCACATTAACCTATATGACAAAGTagaaacatataaaaatatatatgaactattaaaagataatttatcgattaataataataataataataataataatggtgataatgataataattgtGATGAAGCTGTTATACCAAAGCATGTAGCAAATATTGCCTGGGCTTCATCTGTGTTATCTAATAAAGATCCTGATATatggaaatatataaaaaaacagttttatgaacatattaataattttaaagCACAAGAaatttctattattatatggtCCTTTGGttctataaaaaatgaattaataGAAACAGAAGaagaatttattttattatttaattgtattaaaaaatatataaatgaaaataaatttaaagCTCAAGAATTtagtaatattatatggtCATTAGCTGtatgtaattattataattatgatatgctaattcttttatataattatgcccttaaaatttttgaaaagttattattaaaagatatatcTACAATATTGTATAGTTTATCTCTTTTTTCATTAGATTgcataaataataatatccttgatgttattaaaaaaaatcattttcttaaatataatataaaagatgattatttaacaataaataaaacagaagaaaagaataataCGAATATACTCAATCTATCGAATATTAAACCTTCTGATCAAAATGATGATCataatacaataaataatacacaaaagaaatttaatacaaatgtaaataataatataaatcataaaaAGTATGTaccatatttattattcgAAAATTTTCTGACatattcattaaataaaattgataatgaaaaagataaaatgaatatgaGAAACTGGTCCAACATTTTCTGGTCTTGTGCAAATATTGGACTAGGCTTATATAAGGATATGTATAAAGATCATAAGGGCTTgcaatattatattttatatatgaatagAAAGGTTAATGATTATGTAAATGAAGGGGATCATATAAATGGTAACGAAGGGGATCATACTTGTAATAATACCCTTGAATATTTAAACACCAATAATGATTATAAGAGCAAAACGGTGGTCCAATATAATCATCatcaaaatgataataataaaataaatttaaaaaaaaatgttatcCTATACCAAAAGGATAACGATGGAATATATCACTTATATGGATGTGCAAATAATTGTGATATATCATcatctaataataataataataataataataataataataataataataatcataatatattttaccAAGAGGataaacatattaatatcaaCATAGATGATTATTCTTCTGATTGGAAACCATACATTCGTATTATTCATGGAGAATATGTATTCCCATTAAAATACTtttatgatgaaaaaaaatataaaaatcaaTTTAGTATACAACTTAATAAAGTAGGTATAGATACTGACttggatatatataatgataatatcaaaagaaaaaataaattgaataatataatagatGATACAATgtataatgaaaaaaatcacgataataataatatatcaagTCAAGATATGAATATAGGAAactataatattaaaaataatttaaataagaatcatataaatattaatgatataaataataaccATTTAAATATTGAACATACAAATTATTCTCTATTCCTTAAAGAAATAAgtgataaaaaaatgaacctttataataatacaaataataatgcagttatattaaaattattacatatgTTCGAATCACAACtaaaagataaaattttaaaatggACAAAATGTGATACACAATCTATTGCTAATATTTTATGGAGCTTATCaatattaaatgtatattcAAGAAATGTTTTTGAAGATGGTTTATATGAATGTAATAAaagatttattaaatgtgggaaaaaaaaaaatacaacTAAAGTAAAAAATTTCATATCGCAATTACATCAATCACAATTATATCAAGCTGCCTTTTCTTATTgtctttatttattaaataatcaaaaacatataaataaattattaaaaaataaagaaaattataaaagtgatatcatcataaataatgacatcaaaaaaaaaatacatgccatctttgaaaaatattttaaagtatccattaatatattaaatatatggaaaaaaCAATTAGCACGAAATCAAAGGAAAGAACAAAAAACTCATATATCATCTTCAGtgcataaaaaaatatctaATGACTTAAGGAGATTGAAcatatttcattataatgaatattttattttggATTCCATTCTGGTCGACATTTTTATACCTCATTCGAAG ATTGTCATAGAAATCGACGGACCTAATCACTTCTTTCAGAAAGGTGAAATGATTTTTTACAAATCAAATAccttatttaaaaaaaggtTGTTAAGAGCACTAGGTTACACCGTAATTTCTGTACCAATTAGCGattatacatttatgtTTAGTGCCTTGGATACGATGCATTTTACGAAAAGACTTTTAGACAAAGCAAATTATAGTGCACAAAAATAG
- a CDS encoding SWIB/MDM2 domain-containing protein, putative, with product MKLLRTNIFSAQNFLFRNHYAHVFNSLHNKKNFTTDNGKNDNTKKKRPNGLQIDCEIKSPLKEFLNADTASRVFVLKYAWKYIKDNNLQNPNMKRKIIPDDKLKQVLDKDEVDILEVPKLLFKHMSSIRKE from the coding sequence ATGAAACTTTTGAGAACAAACATATTTAGTGCCCAAAACTTTTTGTTCAGAAATCATTATGCACATGTATTCAACAGTcttcataataaaaagaacTTCACTACAGACAATggaaaaaatgataatacgaaaaaaaaaagaccAAATGGATTACAAATTGATTGTGAAATAAAAAGTCCACTAAAAGAATTTTTAAATGCTGATACAGCATCAAGagtttttgttttaaaatatgcttggaaatatatcaaggataataatttacaaaatccaaacatgaaaagaaaaattataccagatgataaattaaaacaaGTACTAGATAAAGACGAAGTAGATATTTTAGAAGTTCCAAAATTGTTATTTAAACATATGTCATCCATTCGAAAggaataa
- a CDS encoding proteasome subunit beta type-1, putative produces MDLILYNDNLTEKKTEKENVIEHGRGFKRWYPYIDNGGTVIGLTGKDYVILAADTRLSLSYSIYTRFCPKISKLTDKCIIGSSGMQSDIKTLHSLLQKKIQLFVLEHSHYPDIHVIARLLCVILYSRRFFPYYAFNILAGVDENNKGVLYNYDSVGSYCEATHSCVGSGSQLILPILDNRVEQKNQLIKNTNFNLGDDINFVKDAITSATERDIYTGDKTLIYVIDKMGINVNTLDLKQD; encoded by the exons atggatcttatattatataatgacAATTTAACAGAAAAGAAAACAGAGAAGGAAAATGTAATAGAGCATGGTCGTGGTTTTAAAAGATGGTATCCATATATTGACAATGGAGG AACTGTCATTGGCTTAACTGGTAAAGATTATGTTATTCTAGCTGCAGATACAAGATTATCTTTATCATATTCAATATATACAAGATTCTGCCCAAAGATATCtaaatt gACTGATAAGTGTATTATAGGTTCCTCAGGAATGCAGTCTGATATAAAAACACTCCATTCATTATTACAA aaaaaaattcaatTGTTTGTTTTGGAACACTCCCATTATCCAGACATTCATGTTATAGCTAGATTGTTGTgtgtaatattatatagtAGAAGATTTTTCCCGTATTATGCTTTTAATATCTTAGCAGGAGTcgatgaaaataataaaggaGTCTTATACAATTATGATTCCGTTGGTTCATATTGTGAAGCAACCCACTCCTGTGTTGGTAGTGGTTCCCAATTAATATTACCAATATTAGATAATAGAGTTGAACAAAAAAATCAACTAATTAAAAATACCAATTTTAATTTGGGTGATGATATTAATTTTGTTAAGGATGCTATTACTTCAGCAACTGAAAGAGATATTTATACAGGAGATAAAACGTTAATTTATGTAATTGATAAAATGGGAATAAATGTAAACACTTTGGATTTAAAACAAGATTAA
- a CDS encoding cyclin: MDYEVEGEVPRTDKNYIFLYIPIVLNEMIKMNNRGVGKITSFHASKIPDISLKNYIERIGKYIGCSNECFVLLIIYLDRLIKIHKDISLSLLCIHRLVITAAMISVKFFDDLYYSNSYYAKIGGVTTKELNKLEIYFLNLIDYKLFVSSQEYDFYRKYISLAVKKYIYNKNNIKHIPIIKKPYNLFNYKSSNNSTIMFHTNNNNMNIVNFPATNQNKKNNSQKDQHINK, from the coding sequence ATGGATTACGAGGTTGAGGGAGAAGTACCAAGAACCgataagaattatatatttttatacattcCGATAGTTTTAAAtgaaatgataaaaatgaataatagAGGTGTAGGGAAAATAACAAGTTTTCATGCTTCGAAAATTCCTGATATATCtttaaagaattatatagaaaggataggaaaatatattggATGTAGTAATGAATgttttgtattattaataatatatttagatagattaataaaaatacataaagatatatctttatctttattatgtatacataGATTAGTTATTACTGCTGCTATGATTTCTGTAAAATTTTTTGATGacttatattattctaATTCTTACTATGCTAAAATTGGAGGTGTAACAACtaaagaattaaataaattagaaatatattttctaaatCTAATAGACtataaattatttgtatCGTCACAAGAATATGATTTctatagaaaatatatttctttagctgttaaaaaatatatatataataaaaataatattaaacaCATACcaataattaaaaaaccatataatttatttaacTATAAATCATCTAATAATTCAACTATCATGTTCcatacaaataataataacatgaATATTGTCAACTTTCCAGCCAcaaatcaaaataaaaaaaacaactCACAAAAAGATcaacatataaataaataa